One Nitrospina watsonii DNA segment encodes these proteins:
- a CDS encoding O-antigen ligase family protein, producing the protein MIAQAPLIEAPISIWQQRAHKAGLWLTVLTGAIIPLSTSLTEIFTTLVGVLWLAAGHYKNLWSQVRSHPLVRSSLLLYAALGVGVLYTEAAMPDWLGMLRKYRELLLVVVFMTFLDSAWARKAALKAFGAAMVVTLLASFYKFYLVPASLDPNLRVGLPFKNSITHSLLMAVFAFGLVTHVFHHRDDKGTVWKLSALLAVAIFNLFFMVDGRTGYVVFYLLGLLFLFQKFRFRVAVAGLVLLAGFHFILSSTSTLYQSQWNHLSRGVHKYLEGDTNSSIGMRIEFSRTSYEIMMQSPWVGHGTGSFRDQYREFGEARGLERITVNPHNEYMMLGVQLGFLGIGLLLYFMYTLWRYAFALEPLYRKLAQGLALTVTAGCFANSFLMDHTEGTLIMFLTSVLYSPLMHSSQTKHA; encoded by the coding sequence ATGATTGCCCAGGCTCCGCTCATTGAGGCCCCGATTTCCATCTGGCAACAGCGCGCTCATAAAGCCGGTCTCTGGCTGACCGTCCTCACCGGAGCCATCATTCCCCTGAGCACGTCGCTCACCGAAATTTTTACCACGCTGGTGGGCGTGCTGTGGCTCGCGGCGGGGCATTACAAAAACTTATGGAGCCAGGTGCGCTCGCATCCGCTTGTCCGCTCTTCGTTGTTGCTGTACGCCGCGCTGGGGGTGGGTGTGTTGTACACAGAGGCGGCGATGCCTGACTGGCTGGGCATGCTGAGGAAGTACCGGGAACTGCTGCTGGTCGTCGTCTTCATGACATTTCTGGATAGCGCTTGGGCCCGCAAAGCGGCTTTGAAAGCATTTGGCGCGGCGATGGTGGTGACGCTGCTGGCCTCCTTTTACAAGTTCTATCTGGTGCCGGCCTCCTTAGATCCCAACCTGCGCGTCGGCCTTCCTTTCAAGAACAGCATCACGCACAGCCTGCTCATGGCGGTGTTTGCGTTCGGACTGGTCACGCATGTTTTTCATCACCGCGACGATAAGGGCACGGTGTGGAAACTGTCGGCGTTGCTGGCGGTTGCGATCTTCAATCTGTTTTTCATGGTGGACGGCCGCACGGGTTATGTCGTGTTTTACTTGCTGGGGCTGCTGTTTCTGTTTCAAAAATTCAGGTTCCGCGTGGCGGTGGCCGGACTGGTGTTGCTCGCCGGGTTTCATTTCATACTGAGTTCGACTTCGACGTTATACCAGTCGCAATGGAACCATTTGAGCCGGGGCGTCCACAAATACCTGGAGGGAGACACGAACTCTTCCATTGGCATGCGCATCGAATTTTCGCGCACCAGTTATGAAATCATGATGCAGAGTCCGTGGGTCGGCCACGGCACCGGCAGCTTCCGCGATCAGTACCGGGAGTTCGGTGAGGCCCGGGGATTGGAACGGATCACGGTGAACCCGCATAATGAGTACATGATGCTGGGGGTGCAGCTCGGGTTTCTGGGAATCGGACTGCTGCTGTATTTCATGTACACCCTCTGGCGCTATGCCTTTGCGCTGGAGCCATTGTATCGCAAACTGGCCCAGGGACTGGCGCTCACGGTCACGGCGGGTTGTTTTGCAAACTCCTTTTTGATGGATCACACGGAAGGCACGCTGATCATGTTTCTGACTTCGGTGTTGTATTCCCCTCTCATGCATTCTTCGCAGACTAAGCATGCTTAG
- a CDS encoding M20/M25/M40 family metallo-hydrolase — MDLANWSRDARQRITPDSELFQRHMEVMREMVRIDSRSFNVNEFEGDRTEPTDMQEILEVGARYLRDIGFDHVRINTPPPGPHRATPILMASLIADQSKPTVLMYAHLDKQPYMDDGRFQKWDGVSPTELRWNADRTRAYGRGAADDLSGVIAIGMAVDAVLQSLGHDAKTRSRESLAALPCNLKIIFETEEECGSYSLIDQILQNREFFEDADCVIITDVTNPTTGMPGLTTSLRGIAQVEVTVPPGEQTMLDAQTALYKTLASLVDERQALAVRAIAERDIPVTPEERKGYEAVPLSVETQRHMIGLLPETKFTVEETQAAIIQAQLRTSYANVRPGHRVAGGVVLGTAAARLTFQLNGHLDAASFKAMLLDALDDLNPFRLNVTVQDATPEDANSLSLNVIAQSAAKDPHSGVAGGPFPVAEIQLARMIDGLIDGNGRLAAEAVHPYMEPEGSILRITTESLYADHDGSTRRFENKSAKAMVEIRLAPGNDETQTAEDVKAHLQAHAPAGFQLKCSNDKGGSPWSTGIEHPAFSLMLESLEAGYGVKPCIYGCGGSIPFVAKLMDALDDIPPLVIAPYDQECRMHEPGESLSVADLNGCARSIVHFLLHCQRAFSPSP, encoded by the coding sequence ATGGACCTTGCCAATTGGAGCCGGGACGCCCGGCAACGCATCACTCCCGATTCCGAACTGTTCCAACGCCACATGGAGGTCATGCGCGAGATGGTGCGCATCGACAGCCGCAGTTTCAACGTCAACGAATTTGAAGGCGACCGCACCGAACCCACGGACATGCAGGAAATCCTGGAAGTGGGAGCGCGCTACCTGCGCGACATCGGGTTCGATCATGTCCGCATCAACACGCCGCCGCCCGGGCCGCACCGCGCCACCCCCATCCTCATGGCGTCGCTGATCGCCGATCAGTCCAAGCCGACGGTGCTGATGTACGCGCACCTGGACAAGCAACCGTACATGGACGACGGACGTTTTCAGAAATGGGACGGCGTGTCGCCGACGGAGCTGCGCTGGAACGCCGACCGCACACGTGCTTACGGACGCGGCGCCGCCGACGACTTGAGCGGCGTCATCGCCATCGGCATGGCCGTCGATGCCGTCCTGCAATCGCTCGGTCACGACGCCAAAACACGCTCGCGGGAATCCCTCGCCGCGCTGCCCTGCAACCTGAAAATCATTTTTGAAACGGAAGAAGAATGCGGTTCGTATTCCTTGATCGACCAGATTCTGCAGAATCGCGAATTTTTTGAGGACGCCGACTGCGTGATCATCACCGACGTCACCAATCCCACCACCGGCATGCCGGGCCTGACCACGTCCCTGCGCGGCATCGCTCAGGTGGAGGTCACCGTCCCGCCCGGCGAACAGACAATGCTCGATGCACAAACGGCGTTGTACAAGACCCTCGCTTCCCTGGTGGACGAACGGCAGGCGCTGGCCGTCCGCGCCATCGCCGAACGCGATATCCCGGTCACACCGGAAGAGCGCAAAGGCTATGAGGCGGTGCCGTTGTCGGTCGAAACCCAGCGGCACATGATCGGCCTGTTGCCGGAGACGAAATTCACGGTGGAGGAAACCCAGGCCGCGATCATCCAGGCGCAACTGCGCACCTCCTATGCCAACGTGCGGCCGGGTCACCGCGTGGCGGGAGGCGTGGTGCTGGGCACGGCCGCGGCGCGATTGACTTTTCAACTGAACGGTCATCTTGATGCAGCCTCTTTCAAGGCCATGCTCCTCGATGCACTGGACGATCTGAATCCGTTTCGCCTGAACGTGACAGTGCAGGACGCCACTCCCGAAGACGCCAACTCGCTGTCTCTGAACGTGATCGCGCAGTCGGCGGCCAAGGACCCGCATTCCGGCGTCGCCGGCGGCCCGTTCCCAGTGGCGGAGATCCAACTGGCGCGCATGATCGATGGTTTGATCGACGGCAACGGAAGGTTGGCCGCCGAAGCCGTGCATCCGTACATGGAACCCGAAGGCTCCATACTCCGCATCACCACGGAATCCCTGTACGCGGATCACGACGGTTCCACCCGCCGCTTCGAGAACAAATCCGCAAAGGCGATGGTCGAAATCCGGCTGGCGCCGGGCAACGACGAAACGCAGACAGCCGAGGATGTGAAAGCCCATTTGCAGGCCCATGCACCGGCTGGGTTTCAGCTGAAATGTTCCAACGACAAGGGTGGCTCGCCGTGGAGCACGGGCATCGAGCATCCCGCGTTCTCCCTGATGCTGGAATCGCTGGAAGCCGGCTACGGTGTGAAACCCTGCATTTACGGATGCGGCGGCTCCATCCCCTTCGTCGCCAAGTTGATGGACGCGCTGGACGATATTCCGCCGCTGGTCATCGCGCCTTACGATCAGGAGTGCCGCATGCACGAACCCGGCGAAAGTCTGAGTGTCGCCGATCTCAACGGCTGCGCCCGATCCATCGTTCATTTTTTACTGCATTGCCAGCGTGCGTTCTCCCCTTCGCCCTGA
- a CDS encoding nicotinate phosphoribosyltransferase: MKNLIPQPGDALLIVDLQNDFLPGGKLAVPDGDRVIPMLNRYAEAFRQKSLPLYASRDWHPENHCSFEKQGGPWPPHCIQNTEGAHFAAELDLENAVIISKADTEEADAYSAFQGTDLDHQLKNSGIRRLFIGGLATDYCVLNTVRDAVQNTYEVILLEDAVRGVNVNPTDAAQALAEMRDLGCRTACVQDVCLGLPPPSPLLTDLYQLTMLKSYADQGMTRQAVFEFFVRDLPPQRNFLMFAGLDPVLCFLETLHFPETDLDGLKQGGRFPDEFIEGLRGFRFTGDVDAMPEGTVFFADEPVLRVTAPISEAQFVETRILNLLHYSILVASKAARCVLAANGERRLVDFGLRRAPGAEAGWLAARSAYLAGFDGTATVLAGVTDDIPLYGTMAHSYIQAHADEASAFRAFCRSWPDNNILLLDTYDVMRALDTVIKLSGKLKKEGIRIQGVRLDSGDLASQARGVRQKLDEAGLEHIRIFASGNLDEHRAAEFITQAVPIDGFGIGTRLTVSDDAPFLECVYKLQEYDGKPRRKRSEGKATLPGAKQVFRQRDADGLFSGDRLALAEETMEGEALLQPVMRGGRRLHRQPAMEAMRTHAARQLQALPGPLRSLTEFTDYPVAISEALQTLTHRLDTQQQAFGWGLNGSVFRTIIGFFRKAF, from the coding sequence ATGAAAAACCTGATCCCACAGCCCGGCGACGCGTTGTTGATCGTGGACCTGCAGAACGATTTTCTGCCCGGCGGCAAGCTGGCGGTTCCCGATGGCGACCGGGTCATCCCGATGCTCAACCGTTATGCGGAAGCCTTTCGCCAGAAGTCGCTGCCCCTCTACGCCAGCCGCGACTGGCATCCGGAAAACCACTGTTCGTTTGAAAAACAGGGAGGCCCCTGGCCGCCGCACTGCATCCAGAACACCGAGGGCGCGCACTTCGCCGCCGAACTCGATCTCGAAAACGCCGTCATAATCAGCAAGGCCGATACGGAAGAGGCCGATGCCTATTCCGCGTTTCAGGGCACCGACCTCGACCACCAGTTGAAAAATTCGGGTATCCGCCGCCTGTTCATCGGCGGGCTGGCCACCGATTATTGCGTGCTCAACACCGTGCGCGATGCGGTCCAAAACACGTATGAAGTCATCCTGCTGGAAGACGCGGTGCGGGGCGTGAACGTGAATCCCACCGACGCGGCGCAGGCGCTGGCGGAAATGCGGGATCTCGGCTGCCGGACGGCCTGCGTGCAGGATGTCTGTCTGGGCCTGCCCCCGCCCAGCCCGCTGTTGACCGATCTCTACCAGTTGACCATGCTCAAAAGTTACGCCGATCAGGGCATGACCCGGCAGGCGGTGTTTGAGTTTTTCGTGCGCGACCTGCCGCCGCAGCGCAATTTCCTGATGTTTGCCGGGCTCGATCCGGTGCTTTGTTTTCTGGAAACCCTGCACTTCCCGGAAACAGACCTCGACGGACTGAAACAGGGCGGTCGTTTCCCCGACGAGTTCATCGAAGGGTTGCGCGGGTTCCGCTTCACCGGCGATGTCGATGCCATGCCCGAAGGCACCGTGTTTTTTGCCGATGAACCGGTGTTGCGGGTGACGGCGCCGATCTCCGAGGCGCAGTTTGTGGAAACGCGCATTCTCAACCTCCTGCACTATTCCATTCTGGTTGCCAGCAAGGCGGCGCGCTGCGTGCTGGCCGCGAATGGAGAACGGCGGCTGGTCGATTTCGGCCTGCGCCGCGCGCCGGGTGCGGAAGCCGGATGGCTGGCGGCGCGTTCCGCATACCTGGCCGGGTTCGATGGCACCGCCACCGTGCTCGCCGGGGTCACCGATGACATTCCCCTGTACGGCACCATGGCGCATTCCTACATCCAGGCGCATGCGGACGAGGCGTCTGCGTTCCGCGCATTCTGCCGCTCCTGGCCGGACAACAACATTCTCCTGCTCGACACGTATGACGTGATGCGGGCGCTCGATACGGTGATCAAACTTTCCGGCAAGCTCAAGAAGGAGGGCATTCGCATCCAGGGCGTGCGCCTGGACAGCGGAGACCTGGCAAGCCAGGCCCGCGGCGTTCGGCAGAAACTCGACGAAGCCGGACTCGAACACATCCGCATCTTCGCCAGCGGCAACCTCGATGAACACCGCGCCGCCGAATTCATCACCCAGGCCGTACCCATCGATGGCTTCGGCATCGGCACCCGGCTGACGGTGTCCGATGACGCACCGTTTCTCGAATGCGTTTACAAATTACAGGAATACGATGGCAAGCCGCGCCGCAAACGGTCCGAGGGCAAAGCCACGCTGCCCGGCGCCAAGCAGGTGTTCCGCCAACGTGATGCCGACGGTCTTTTTTCCGGCGACCGGCTTGCGCTGGCCGAAGAGACGATGGAAGGTGAAGCCTTGCTGCAACCGGTGATGCGTGGCGGACGCCGCCTGCATCGTCAACCTGCCATGGAAGCCATGCGCACCCACGCCGCCCGCCAACTGCAAGCGTTGCCCGGGCCTCTCCGCTCCCTCACCGAATTCACGGATTACCCGGTTGCGATTTCCGAGGCCTTGCAGACGTTGACGCACAGACTCGACACACAGCAACAGGCCTTCGGATGGGGACTCAACGGGTCGGTATTCCGCACCATCATTGGATTTTTCAGGAAAGCATTTTAG
- a CDS encoding HDOD domain-containing protein → MSASLLESFRNLPDLPTHPEQIAKVLDELNKTSSMDYNLLHLIQYDPAIATRILAVANLPVYGYERRVESLQQAAGLLSPSLVTSIILTTPVFEIFRDADHACHQQFDHLQLWAHCAVTGVLAAYIARKLESVEEGICLTLGLIHDMGKMALIVNHPKQVLEAVERCRKEGGALNDALREMVGCTPYEVAAQLAGDWHYPGILIAHLRDMEAATGSENSAPVMIVRLAKRLAEDWKYGDGLELPDTTPVDSLLPALGVSPADLDQWKPEMQSQADKLARSILAKMLS, encoded by the coding sequence ATGAGTGCATCTCTGCTGGAGTCCTTCCGCAACCTTCCGGATTTGCCGACCCACCCCGAACAGATCGCCAAGGTGCTCGATGAGTTGAACAAAACGTCATCGATGGACTACAATCTGCTCCACCTCATTCAGTACGACCCGGCCATTGCCACGCGCATTCTGGCGGTGGCCAACTTGCCCGTGTACGGATACGAACGCCGGGTGGAATCGTTGCAGCAGGCGGCGGGGTTGCTGTCGCCCAGCCTGGTGACCAGCATCATCCTGACCACGCCGGTGTTCGAGATATTCCGCGATGCCGATCACGCCTGCCACCAGCAGTTCGATCACCTGCAATTGTGGGCGCATTGCGCCGTGACAGGCGTTCTGGCTGCATACATCGCCCGCAAACTGGAATCGGTGGAAGAAGGCATTTGCCTGACCCTGGGATTGATTCACGATATGGGCAAGATGGCGTTGATCGTCAATCACCCGAAGCAGGTGCTGGAAGCGGTGGAACGGTGCCGCAAGGAAGGGGGCGCGCTGAACGACGCCCTGCGCGAAATGGTGGGTTGCACGCCGTATGAAGTGGCGGCGCAACTGGCCGGCGACTGGCATTATCCCGGCATACTGATTGCTCATCTCAGAGATATGGAAGCGGCAACGGGTTCAGAAAATTCGGCCCCGGTCATGATTGTCCGGCTGGCCAAGCGGCTGGCGGAGGATTGGAAGTATGGCGATGGGTTAGAGCTGCCGGATACGACGCCGGTCGATTCCCTGTTGCCGGCGTTGGGTGTATCGCCTGCCGACCTCGATCAATGGAAACCGGAAATGCAAAGCCAGGCCGACAAGCTGGCACGGTCCATCCTCGCTAAAATGCTTTCCTGA
- a CDS encoding sensor domain-containing diguanylate cyclase → MDSNDQIKLKETRQVLDLVKQQKTMLGESLVSLDLFLYLHKSISLLHLDDIKPVLLEKLPHILSVRYFSLFLFNANEKELTLACSNHLDMEKPLSFKVSESGVMQDALNQQRYIFEADFTQSKYYKGKKNPLFKNNFFLCVPLMIENKIIGVINVNDSAKGFLSVSDMDYILNVLEFVALSVSNALLHEKTEVLSITDGLTRLYDHREMMHTLEKEFDRCRRYQSTLSLLMMDIDKFKNINDTYGHQKGDEVLVALATVMTRLCRSNDTAARYGGEEFAVILPETRKKGAQVIAERIRTSMAKIRFASGNQEFGVTVSGGVAELNLDTMSSPTDLIHVADRALYQAKKDGRDRVVLGE, encoded by the coding sequence ATGGACTCGAATGATCAGATCAAATTAAAAGAAACGCGACAGGTCTTGGATCTGGTCAAGCAGCAGAAAACCATGCTTGGCGAGTCTCTGGTCAGTCTGGACCTGTTTTTGTACCTTCATAAGAGTATAAGCCTCCTGCATCTGGACGATATCAAACCCGTCCTGCTGGAAAAACTCCCGCACATCCTTTCGGTTCGCTATTTTTCGTTGTTCCTCTTCAATGCCAATGAGAAGGAATTGACGCTGGCCTGCAGCAACCACCTCGATATGGAAAAGCCGCTGAGTTTCAAGGTGTCCGAATCCGGGGTCATGCAGGATGCGTTGAATCAGCAAAGGTATATTTTTGAAGCGGATTTCACGCAGTCGAAATATTACAAAGGGAAGAAAAACCCGCTTTTCAAAAACAATTTCTTTTTGTGCGTGCCGTTGATGATCGAAAACAAGATCATCGGAGTGATCAATGTGAACGACAGCGCCAAGGGGTTTTTGTCGGTGTCGGACATGGATTACATCCTGAACGTGCTGGAGTTCGTGGCGCTGTCGGTCAGCAACGCCCTGTTGCACGAGAAGACCGAAGTGTTGTCCATCACCGACGGCCTGACCCGGCTTTATGATCATCGGGAAATGATGCATACGCTGGAAAAGGAGTTTGACCGGTGCCGCCGCTACCAGTCCACGCTTTCCTTATTGATGATGGACATCGACAAATTCAAAAACATCAACGATACCTACGGCCACCAGAAGGGGGATGAAGTGCTGGTTGCCCTGGCCACGGTCATGACCCGGCTGTGCCGGTCCAATGATACGGCGGCCCGTTACGGAGGGGAGGAGTTCGCCGTCATCCTTCCCGAAACCCGGAAAAAAGGTGCGCAAGTCATTGCCGAGCGTATCCGCACCAGCATGGCCAAAATCCGGTTTGCCTCCGGAAACCAGGAGTTCGGCGTTACCGTCAGCGGCGGTGTCGCCGAATTGAATCTGGATACCATGTCCAGCCCGACCGACCTGATTCATGTTGCCGACCGCGCCTTGTACCAAGCCAAGAAAGATGGGCGCGACCGCGTGGTGCTGGGAGAATGA
- a CDS encoding tetratricopeptide repeat protein: MVRWNKFEKSLGCLMLGVCLLLGGPAAANAQNGSGPIKIQDIELGPHPDKTRVIIHLNRLTEYRVIPDLANKRLGIFLRGAVLHPRIQPQVVKDIHLSKMDTRELEGIVKITLYFHKSNTQFIHFTENDPARIVVDLAEMAPLQIKQSKAKLTPEPKPETRKQPRIKGMTSDQIERKVQAGSEDKLRSGWNDYTRALNLFQQQKYAEAIPALKAYVRDFSASPYAANAAYLIAEAEWKVAIQKQHPSHERVIDAYRFAIRKYPDSRFYDHALYKLASIYDDLDLILEAKTHYEQGIERNPRSRYNEARKLGLARMMYKEGRLEEAYRAFRLILKDQPTEPKARASVYDIAQTHYEKGEFDKSLRVFEDAVERWPKELNTTPQLNYTLAELYFSRQQYGKARAFYFRLVNLQPGTLQAHQALNRIGDSYLLEKNGMAAYSVFERSQKIEPEGPNALYAKIRLADIGIRYPGLAVPDLVMENPAYFKPYQTYDKVFADTPARNIRSEVLLSRGSALFQEQRFLQSIQEFKRLLDRDKSSRFYRTANNAIHRAMSHLIDQYSKQGGHLPILYAYNDFLTLGIGDLDNLKTQLQIGEAYQAIGMHAEALKFFEQVKLKDTQNLYTDRLFLNLGEIHLAQNKFEEAELVSKTFLNNYANSPEVPEAMLLLAEAYRGQKRIDKAVQAYESIIAKDGGLVARAWYQLGEIWMVSDDLTRAAEAYRNVIDHSDRALRDPPEFIQSTYYKLGIVFHLQGRYSESLNMLESGRKRFPENSLRRYADFLIADNLGQLSQPKQAEAELTEMIKAKNGDASLVQDAAAMRLKIMDWEKRLKDRL, from the coding sequence ATGGTTCGCTGGAACAAATTTGAAAAAAGCCTCGGCTGCCTGATGCTGGGAGTTTGCCTGTTGCTGGGAGGGCCCGCTGCGGCCAATGCGCAGAACGGATCCGGTCCCATCAAGATTCAGGACATCGAGCTCGGGCCGCACCCGGATAAAACGCGGGTGATCATTCACCTCAATCGGCTCACTGAGTACCGCGTGATCCCAGACCTCGCCAACAAGCGCCTCGGAATTTTTCTGCGGGGAGCCGTGTTGCATCCGCGCATCCAACCCCAGGTGGTGAAGGACATCCATCTGAGCAAAATGGACACCCGCGAGCTGGAAGGCATCGTCAAGATCACCCTCTATTTTCACAAATCCAATACTCAGTTCATCCATTTTACGGAAAACGACCCAGCCCGTATCGTTGTCGATCTGGCAGAGATGGCCCCCTTGCAGATCAAGCAATCCAAGGCCAAACTGACGCCGGAACCCAAACCGGAAACCCGGAAGCAGCCGCGCATAAAAGGCATGACTTCGGACCAGATCGAAAGAAAGGTGCAGGCGGGCAGTGAAGACAAGCTGCGCTCTGGCTGGAACGATTACACCCGGGCGCTCAACCTGTTCCAGCAACAGAAATATGCCGAAGCCATCCCGGCCCTGAAAGCCTATGTCCGCGACTTCAGTGCCAGTCCGTATGCGGCCAACGCCGCCTACCTCATCGCCGAGGCGGAATGGAAAGTCGCAATCCAAAAGCAACACCCGAGCCACGAACGGGTCATCGACGCCTACCGCTTTGCCATCCGCAAGTATCCGGACTCGCGGTTTTACGATCACGCACTTTATAAACTGGCATCCATTTACGACGATCTCGATCTCATCCTCGAAGCCAAGACGCATTACGAGCAGGGTATCGAGCGCAATCCGCGCAGCCGCTACAACGAGGCGCGCAAGCTGGGCCTCGCCCGCATGATGTACAAGGAAGGTCGCCTCGAAGAAGCCTACCGCGCGTTCCGGCTGATCCTCAAGGACCAGCCTACGGAACCGAAAGCGCGAGCCAGTGTTTACGATATCGCCCAGACCCACTACGAAAAAGGCGAGTTCGACAAATCGCTCCGCGTGTTCGAAGACGCGGTGGAACGCTGGCCGAAGGAATTGAACACGACGCCGCAACTCAATTACACGTTGGCCGAACTGTATTTTTCCCGGCAGCAGTACGGGAAAGCGCGCGCCTTTTATTTCCGGCTGGTCAACCTGCAACCCGGCACCCTTCAGGCACATCAGGCGCTCAACCGCATCGGCGACTCCTACCTGCTGGAGAAAAACGGCATGGCCGCCTATTCGGTGTTCGAACGCTCGCAGAAAATCGAGCCGGAAGGCCCAAACGCCCTCTACGCCAAAATCCGCCTCGCCGACATTGGCATCCGGTACCCGGGCCTGGCGGTGCCGGACCTGGTGATGGAGAATCCGGCATACTTCAAACCGTATCAGACTTATGACAAGGTGTTCGCGGACACGCCGGCGCGCAACATCCGCTCGGAGGTGCTGTTGAGCCGCGGCTCCGCCCTGTTCCAGGAACAACGCTTCCTGCAATCGATTCAGGAGTTCAAACGCCTGCTCGATCGCGACAAGTCCTCCCGGTTCTATCGCACCGCCAACAACGCCATCCACCGGGCGATGAGTCATTTGATCGATCAATATTCGAAGCAGGGCGGACACCTGCCGATTCTTTATGCGTACAACGATTTCCTGACACTCGGCATCGGCGATCTCGACAACCTGAAAACCCAATTGCAGATCGGCGAAGCCTATCAGGCCATTGGCATGCACGCCGAGGCGCTCAAGTTTTTCGAACAGGTCAAGCTGAAGGACACACAGAACCTGTACACCGACCGCCTGTTTCTGAACCTCGGCGAAATCCACCTCGCGCAGAACAAGTTTGAGGAAGCCGAACTGGTCAGCAAAACTTTCTTGAACAACTATGCCAACAGTCCAGAGGTGCCGGAAGCCATGCTGCTTCTCGCCGAGGCCTATCGCGGACAAAAGCGCATCGACAAGGCGGTGCAGGCGTACGAATCCATTATTGCCAAAGACGGCGGACTCGTTGCCCGCGCCTGGTACCAGCTGGGTGAAATCTGGATGGTGTCCGACGACCTCACCCGCGCCGCCGAGGCCTACCGCAATGTGATCGATCACTCGGACCGCGCCCTGCGCGACCCGCCGGAGTTCATCCAGTCCACCTATTACAAGCTGGGCATCGTCTTTCACCTGCAAGGCCGCTACTCGGAATCACTCAACATGCTGGAGTCCGGACGCAAACGCTTTCCGGAAAACTCGTTGCGCCGCTACGCGGATTTCCTGATCGCCGACAACCTGGGACAACTGTCGCAACCCAAACAGGCCGAGGCGGAGTTGACGGAAATGATCAAGGCCAAAAACGGCGACGCCAGCCTGGTTCAGGATGCCGCCGCGATGCGTCTCAAGATCATGGATTGGGAAAAACGCTTAAAAGACCGATTGTGA
- a CDS encoding ATP-binding protein, translated as MTDEPQDRQAPDLETLQAAFQAFTETTQHLQESYEKLQAHVRALDLELEKKNAELEQNLKEKEAVRSYLNNILQSLTTGVIVVDGDDRITTFNKTAERITGRQETECRDQTLSDVFDVDPFARLVERVRDAADTAPVFQESVLTTGGRDLRIRTAASPVLDGQGQRIGTMLLLEDITQLKRLEEEAERNDRLRAMGEMAAGIAHEIRNPLASIELFASVLKKDLAGDEENQDLAGHIINGVRNMDRTISSLLLFAKSPEPSRSRCDLNRLLEGLLADPAQLQIPDNVNVVCDFGAGTMTANADEHLLKQVFLNFLRNAVQAMPVGGTLTIKTGHSEAPSADSLHRHTLTTTLADTGVGIAQHDQTHIFNPFFSTKETGTGLGLAIAHNIIKAHHGAIDVDSQPGIGTTFTIHLPGADETAS; from the coding sequence ATGACGGACGAACCCCAGGACCGGCAAGCGCCGGATCTCGAAACCCTTCAGGCCGCATTCCAGGCGTTCACCGAGACCACCCAGCACCTGCAGGAGTCGTATGAAAAACTTCAGGCGCACGTGCGCGCCCTCGACCTCGAACTGGAAAAGAAAAACGCCGAGCTCGAACAGAACCTGAAAGAAAAAGAAGCGGTCCGCAGTTACCTCAACAACATCCTGCAAAGCCTCACCACCGGCGTCATCGTCGTGGACGGCGACGACCGCATCACCACCTTCAACAAAACCGCCGAACGCATCACCGGCCGCCAGGAAACCGAATGCCGCGACCAAACCTTGAGCGACGTGTTCGATGTCGATCCCTTCGCGCGCCTGGTCGAACGCGTGCGCGACGCGGCAGACACCGCCCCCGTGTTCCAGGAATCCGTGCTCACCACCGGCGGCCGCGACCTGCGCATCCGCACCGCCGCGTCTCCCGTCCTCGACGGGCAGGGACAACGCATCGGCACCATGCTGCTGTTGGAAGACATCACCCAGCTCAAACGCCTCGAAGAGGAAGCCGAGCGCAACGACCGCCTGCGAGCCATGGGCGAGATGGCGGCGGGCATCGCCCACGAAATCCGCAATCCCCTCGCCAGCATCGAGCTGTTCGCCTCCGTGCTGAAAAAAGATCTCGCCGGCGATGAGGAAAACCAGGACCTCGCCGGACACATCATCAACGGCGTGCGCAACATGGACCGCACCATCTCCAGCTTGCTCCTGTTCGCCAAATCGCCGGAACCTTCGCGCAGCCGCTGCGACCTCAACCGGCTGCTGGAAGGACTGCTCGCCGATCCGGCGCAGTTGCAGATTCCGGACAACGTGAACGTGGTGTGCGATTTCGGCGCGGGCACGATGACCGCCAACGCCGACGAGCATCTGCTCAAACAGGTGTTCCTCAATTTTCTCAGAAACGCCGTGCAGGCCATGCCGGTGGGCGGTACGCTGACCATCAAAACCGGACACAGCGAAGCGCCGTCCGCCGACTCGCTGCACCGCCACACCCTCACCACCACCCTCGCCGACACCGGCGTCGGCATCGCGCAGCACGACCAGACGCACATCTTCAATCCGTTTTTCAGCACCAAGGAAACAGGCACCGGCCTCGGCCTCGCCATCGCGCACAACATCATCAAGGCACACCACGGCGCCATCGATGTGGACAGCCAGCCCGGTATCGGCACCACCTTCACCATTCACCTGCCCGGCGCCGACGAGACCGCATCATGA